The proteins below are encoded in one region of Neoasaia chiangmaiensis:
- the alaS gene encoding alanine--tRNA ligase → MTSSTPNSTNSLRATFLDYFGEQGHRIVPSASLVPQNDPTLLFTNAGMVPFKNVFTGQETRPYSRATTAQKVVRAGGKHNDLDNVGYTARHLTFFEMMGNFSFGDYFKAEAIEFAWTLLTRDFGLPKEKLLATVYAEDEEAAGLWRKIAGLPDDKIIRIATSDNFWRMGDTGPCGPCSEIFYDHGPEVFGGPPGSPDEDGDRFVEIWNLVFMQYFEDPPGTRTPLPRPSIDTGMGLERFAAVMQGKRDVYDTDTLRALIEASANTLNQDADGPLRASHRVVADHLRSSAFLIADGVLPAKDGRGYVLRRIMRRAMRHLQRLGAHEPVFYKLLPALIRQMGGAYPELVQHQALIAETMRGEEERFTALLERGMSLLNDETSRLGASEALPGDVAFKLYDTFGFPLDLTQDALREQGRTVDVSGFDAAMTEQRQRARAAWVGSGDTATETVWFDARDKFGPSEFLGYVSERSDAEVRMIARGNEILDHADAGQDVAVLLNQTPFYGESGGQVGDHGTLIAPGLRVEITDTQKRNGDMLVHYGRVVEGTLKPGMAVTAEVDHHRRQAVRGHHSATHLLHEALRRQLGTHVTQKGSLNAPDRLRFDVSQPRPITQDELAAVEAAVNARIRENTAVETRIMTPEKAVAEGAMALFGEKYGDEVRVVSMGLGDEERTAYSVELCGGTHVGRTGEIGPFRIVSENGVSAGVRRIEAVCGLAADRLTQEADARLARMADLLKSTVAEAPDRLAALVEERRNLERQVSELQRRLATGAAETGNETINGVTLAARDLGDVSPRELKGMAEAIGKQIGSGIVALVSSADGKGSVVIALTPDLTERFDAVALVREASAVMGGKGGGGRRDMAQAGGPDANAEAVFDMLRKTLSA, encoded by the coding sequence ATGACCAGTTCGACGCCCAATTCCACCAATTCCCTTCGCGCCACATTCCTCGACTATTTCGGGGAACAGGGGCATCGCATTGTTCCTTCCGCCTCCCTGGTGCCGCAGAACGATCCGACGCTCCTGTTCACCAATGCGGGCATGGTGCCGTTCAAGAATGTCTTCACAGGCCAGGAGACGCGCCCCTATTCACGCGCGACCACGGCGCAGAAGGTCGTTCGCGCCGGCGGCAAGCATAACGATCTCGACAATGTCGGCTACACGGCCCGCCATCTCACCTTCTTCGAGATGATGGGCAACTTCTCCTTCGGCGACTATTTCAAGGCCGAGGCGATCGAGTTTGCCTGGACCCTCCTGACCAGGGACTTCGGCCTGCCCAAGGAGAAGTTGCTGGCGACCGTCTATGCCGAAGACGAGGAAGCGGCCGGGCTGTGGCGCAAAATCGCCGGATTGCCGGACGACAAGATCATCCGCATCGCCACCAGCGACAATTTCTGGCGCATGGGCGATACCGGCCCCTGCGGTCCGTGCTCCGAGATCTTCTACGATCACGGTCCGGAAGTGTTCGGCGGCCCGCCCGGCTCGCCGGATGAAGATGGCGACCGGTTCGTCGAGATCTGGAACCTCGTCTTCATGCAGTATTTCGAGGATCCGCCAGGCACCCGTACCCCGCTGCCGCGACCCTCGATCGATACCGGCATGGGCCTTGAGCGCTTCGCCGCGGTCATGCAGGGCAAACGCGACGTCTATGACACGGACACCCTGCGCGCCCTGATCGAGGCCTCGGCCAACACGCTGAACCAGGACGCCGACGGGCCGTTGCGCGCCAGCCATCGCGTGGTCGCCGATCATTTGCGTTCCAGCGCCTTCCTGATCGCCGACGGCGTGCTGCCGGCGAAGGACGGTCGTGGCTATGTGCTGCGCCGCATCATGCGTCGCGCCATGCGCCACCTTCAACGCCTGGGCGCCCATGAGCCGGTGTTCTACAAGTTGCTCCCGGCTCTGATCCGACAGATGGGCGGCGCCTATCCCGAACTCGTGCAGCATCAGGCCCTGATCGCCGAGACGATGCGCGGCGAGGAAGAGCGGTTCACCGCGCTGCTCGAACGCGGCATGTCCCTGCTCAACGACGAGACCAGCCGTCTCGGCGCGTCCGAGGCACTGCCGGGCGATGTGGCGTTCAAGCTCTACGACACCTTCGGTTTCCCGCTGGACCTGACGCAGGATGCCCTGCGCGAGCAGGGCCGGACGGTCGACGTGTCCGGCTTCGACGCCGCCATGACCGAACAGCGCCAGCGCGCACGTGCCGCATGGGTCGGTTCCGGCGACACGGCAACGGAAACCGTCTGGTTCGATGCCCGCGATAAGTTCGGTCCGTCCGAATTCCTCGGCTACGTCTCCGAACGCAGCGACGCCGAGGTGCGCATGATCGCACGCGGCAACGAGATTCTCGACCATGCCGATGCGGGTCAGGACGTGGCGGTGCTGCTCAACCAGACGCCGTTCTACGGCGAGAGTGGCGGCCAGGTCGGCGATCACGGCACGTTGATCGCGCCGGGTCTGCGCGTCGAGATCACCGATACGCAAAAGCGTAACGGCGACATGCTGGTGCATTACGGCCGTGTCGTGGAAGGCACGCTGAAGCCCGGTATGGCCGTGACGGCAGAAGTCGATCATCACCGTCGCCAGGCCGTGCGCGGCCATCACTCCGCCACCCACCTTCTGCATGAGGCGCTGCGGCGGCAACTGGGCACGCACGTGACCCAGAAAGGGAGCCTGAATGCGCCCGATCGTCTGCGATTCGACGTGTCGCAGCCGCGCCCGATCACGCAGGACGAGCTGGCGGCGGTGGAAGCCGCGGTGAATGCGCGCATCCGTGAGAACACGGCGGTGGAAACCCGGATCATGACGCCGGAGAAAGCCGTGGCCGAAGGCGCGATGGCGTTGTTCGGCGAGAAATACGGCGATGAGGTCCGCGTCGTTTCGATGGGTCTTGGCGATGAAGAACGCACCGCTTACTCCGTCGAACTCTGCGGTGGCACGCATGTCGGCCGGACGGGTGAGATCGGCCCATTCCGTATCGTCTCCGAAAACGGCGTCTCCGCCGGCGTGCGCCGCATCGAGGCCGTTTGCGGACTGGCCGCCGATCGTCTGACGCAGGAAGCGGACGCGCGGCTGGCACGCATGGCCGATCTGCTGAAATCGACCGTCGCGGAAGCGCCGGACCGGCTCGCGGCCCTTGTGGAAGAGCGACGCAATCTGGAGCGCCAGGTCTCCGAACTGCAACGCCGCCTTGCCACGGGCGCGGCCGAAACCGGTAACGAGACGATCAACGGCGTCACGCTGGCCGCGCGCGATCTGGGCGATGTTTCCCCCCGTGAACTGAAAGGCATGGCCGAAGCGATCGGCAAGCAGATCGGCTCGGGTATCGTCGCCCTTGTCTCCAGCGCCGACGGCAAGGGCAGCGTGGTCATCGCCCTGACGCCGGACCTGACAGAACGCTTCGACGCTGTAGCACTGGTCCGTGAAGCCAGCGCCGTGATGGGCGGCAAGGGCGGCGGCGGACGTCGCGACATGGCACAGGCCGGCGGCCCGGATGCCAATGCCGAAGCCGTCTTCGATATGTTGCGCAAAACGTTGTCGGCATGA
- a CDS encoding GtrA family protein produces the protein MLGQFFRFGVVGAMGFVWDAGTTYALRPVIGLTAAVLISYFVAATINWLFNRFWTFRGVGPCGHIILQWLQFLAANSFGFLLNRGAVFALCFTLPICVSYPVLPLAVGAFAGMGTNFTLSRRLVFREKTPETPLELARMTVELPGSVLPFGDRDTGSGPN, from the coding sequence ATGCTTGGACAGTTCTTCCGTTTCGGTGTCGTCGGTGCGATGGGCTTCGTGTGGGATGCCGGCACGACCTACGCGCTCAGACCGGTCATTGGCCTGACCGCCGCCGTCCTGATCTCCTATTTCGTCGCCGCGACCATCAACTGGCTCTTCAACCGCTTCTGGACATTCCGCGGCGTGGGACCGTGCGGCCATATCATCCTGCAATGGTTGCAGTTCCTTGCCGCGAACAGCTTCGGCTTCCTTCTCAATCGCGGCGCCGTCTTCGCCTTGTGCTTCACGCTGCCGATCTGCGTAAGCTATCCCGTTCTGCCATTGGCCGTGGGCGCGTTCGCAGGAATGGGAACGAATTTCACACTCTCCCGCCGGCTGGTCTTCCGGGAAAAGACTCCCGAAACCCCGCTCGAACTGGCGCGCATGACGGTCGAACTTCCTGGTTCGGTGCTGCCGTTCGGTGACCGCGACACGGGTTCCGGACCGAACTGA
- a CDS encoding OmpA family protein: MRLRTALLAMTSMAAAPTVAMASTITGPYVDLGGGYNLVQQQHAKFSPFSEADGSTGNGQTKSRFRHKDGFTGFGAFGWGFGNGLRAEVEGVYNYSQINHRRPTNGNGSTSGSDQSYGGFVNVLYDIDLAQFGINVPVTPFVGVGAGYLWQHYNPITTTYNNGAVNRVGGTNGGFAYQGIAGAAYDIPGVPGLALTTEYRMIGQTFTDGAYHSTAWNATGVHKGNVNFDHRFNHQFILGLRYAFDTAPPPPPPAPVVVPPAPTPARTYLVFFDWDKSNLTGRAREIVAQAAQASTHVQTTRIEVNGYADNSAIHPGPRGQKYNLGLSVRRAQSVKAELIRDGVPAAAIDVHGYGEEHPLVPTGPNTREPQNRRVEIILR, from the coding sequence ATGCGTCTCCGCACGGCACTTCTGGCCATGACGTCGATGGCAGCCGCCCCGACTGTCGCAATGGCGAGCACCATCACCGGCCCGTATGTCGACCTGGGCGGCGGGTACAACCTCGTTCAGCAGCAGCATGCCAAGTTCTCGCCTTTCAGCGAAGCTGACGGCTCGACCGGCAACGGCCAGACCAAGTCCCGCTTCCGTCACAAGGACGGCTTCACGGGCTTCGGTGCTTTCGGTTGGGGCTTCGGCAACGGCCTGCGCGCTGAAGTTGAGGGCGTGTATAACTACTCGCAGATCAACCACCGTCGCCCGACCAACGGCAACGGCTCGACGAGCGGTTCCGACCAGTCTTATGGCGGTTTCGTGAACGTGCTGTATGACATCGATCTGGCCCAGTTCGGCATCAACGTGCCGGTCACGCCGTTCGTCGGTGTCGGTGCAGGCTACCTGTGGCAGCACTACAACCCGATCACCACGACCTATAACAACGGCGCCGTGAACCGCGTTGGCGGCACGAACGGTGGCTTTGCCTATCAGGGCATCGCCGGTGCGGCATACGACATTCCGGGCGTCCCGGGCCTCGCGCTCACGACCGAATATCGCATGATCGGCCAGACCTTTACGGATGGTGCATATCACTCGACCGCTTGGAACGCGACCGGCGTTCACAAGGGCAACGTGAACTTCGACCACCGCTTCAACCACCAGTTCATCCTGGGCCTGCGCTACGCGTTCGACACGGCGCCGCCGCCGCCGCCGCCGGCTCCGGTCGTTGTGCCGCCTGCTCCGACGCCGGCACGCACCTATCTCGTGTTCTTCGACTGGGACAAGTCGAACCTCACGGGCCGTGCACGCGAGATCGTTGCCCAGGCAGCTCAGGCTTCGACCCACGTCCAGACGACGCGCATCGAAGTCAACGGTTATGCTGATAACTCCGCGATCCACCCGGGTCCGCGCGGTCAGAAGTACAACCTGGGCCTCTCCGTCCGTCGCGCCCAGAGCGTGAAGGCCGAACTGATCCGTGACGGCGTTCCGGCTGCTGCGATCGACGTTCATGGCTACGGCGAAGAGCATCCGCTGGTTCCGACGGGCCCGAACACCCGCGAGCCGCAGAACCGCCGCGTCGAGATCATCCTGCGCTAA
- the aroB gene encoding 3-dehydroquinate synthase, with protein sequence MMDHLASTSDTPSPVSTPAQTETIVLVGLMGAGKTTIGRRVATRLDLPFVDADVEIERAAGCTISEIFTRHGEPAFRDGERRVIKRLLQGPPCVLATGGGAFMDTQTRILVRQHARSVWLRCALPVLARRLSGRQGRPLLAQGDHKTILAALQAVRHPIYAEADIIVDCGDDSVDTSARRVLEALEQHRHPVRVPVQLDTHRYDVTIGADLISRAGAFLAPVLPQKRAIVITDRNVAALHLPRLMTALAETGVEARDFVVPGGEESKSLAQYGALIDDIITAGIERRTTVIGLGGGVVGDLAGFVAATVLRGVPFVQIPTTLLAQVDSSVGGKTGINARSGKNLIGAFHQPLAVLADSSALATLSRRERVAGYAEIVKAGLIDGVELFAWCENHGAAVLSGDPAALAEAVRRACLFKAGVVQADEREQAAEGGRALLNLGHTFAHALEASFGYDGRLLHGEAVSIGLHLAVGLSVRLGFCDASVLLRLDSHLRTRAMPAGLDWFADALSAEELLNHMARDKKMRDGRLSFVLLRDIGDCFTTRDVPMEIVRDFLIREGCRS encoded by the coding sequence ATGATGGACCATCTCGCCTCCACATCCGATACGCCCTCCCCGGTATCGACCCCGGCCCAGACGGAAACCATCGTCCTCGTCGGCCTGATGGGCGCCGGGAAGACAACGATCGGCCGGCGCGTCGCGACGCGTCTCGACCTGCCATTCGTGGACGCTGATGTCGAAATCGAACGGGCAGCGGGCTGCACGATCTCGGAAATATTCACGCGCCATGGCGAACCGGCGTTCCGCGACGGCGAACGACGTGTCATCAAACGCCTGTTGCAGGGTCCACCCTGCGTTCTCGCCACGGGCGGGGGCGCCTTCATGGACACACAGACCCGCATACTTGTGCGCCAGCATGCCCGTTCGGTCTGGCTACGCTGCGCCCTGCCCGTACTGGCGCGACGCCTGAGCGGACGACAGGGCCGCCCCCTGCTGGCCCAAGGGGATCACAAGACCATTCTCGCCGCACTCCAGGCTGTGCGGCACCCCATTTACGCGGAGGCGGATATTATCGTGGATTGCGGTGATGACAGTGTGGATACGAGCGCCCGGCGCGTGCTGGAAGCTCTGGAGCAGCATCGCCACCCGGTGCGCGTGCCGGTGCAACTGGACACGCATCGCTACGACGTCACCATCGGCGCCGACCTGATCAGCCGTGCAGGCGCGTTCCTCGCACCTGTCCTGCCCCAGAAACGCGCCATCGTAATCACTGACAGGAATGTCGCCGCCCTGCATCTGCCCCGGCTCATGACCGCCCTTGCGGAGACCGGCGTCGAGGCGCGCGATTTCGTCGTGCCGGGCGGCGAGGAATCGAAGTCGCTGGCGCAATACGGCGCGCTGATCGACGACATTATCACGGCAGGAATCGAACGCCGCACGACCGTTATCGGGCTGGGCGGTGGCGTCGTGGGCGATCTCGCCGGATTCGTGGCTGCCACCGTTCTGCGTGGCGTGCCTTTCGTCCAGATTCCAACGACCTTGCTGGCGCAGGTCGATAGTTCCGTCGGCGGCAAGACGGGCATCAATGCACGTAGCGGCAAGAACCTCATCGGCGCCTTCCATCAGCCACTGGCCGTCCTGGCCGACAGTTCCGCACTCGCCACGCTTTCCCGCCGCGAGCGCGTGGCGGGTTACGCCGAAATCGTCAAAGCCGGGCTGATCGACGGTGTGGAACTCTTCGCCTGGTGTGAAAACCATGGCGCGGCAGTGCTGAGCGGCGATCCGGCCGCCCTGGCCGAAGCCGTGCGACGCGCCTGCCTCTTCAAGGCGGGCGTGGTGCAGGCGGATGAACGCGAACAGGCGGCGGAGGGCGGTCGCGCACTCCTCAATCTTGGCCATACCTTCGCCCACGCCCTCGAAGCGAGTTTCGGCTACGACGGGCGTCTCCTGCACGGGGAAGCAGTGTCCATCGGACTGCACCTGGCTGTCGGTCTTTCCGTGCGACTCGGCTTCTGCGACGCAAGCGTGCTCCTGCGCCTCGACTCGCACCTGCGCACCCGCGCCATGCCGGCAGGTCTGGACTGGTTCGCGGACGCCTTGAGCGCGGAGGAGCTTCTCAATCACATGGCGCGTGACAAGAAGATGCGCGATGGCCGTCTGTCCTTCGTTCTGCTGCGCGATATCGGAGACTGCTTCACGACGCGCGACGTCCCGATGGAGATTGTCCGCGACTTCCTGATTCGCGAAGGTTGTCGCTCCTGA
- a CDS encoding tyrosine recombinase, whose amino-acid sequence MSAAPGRHAEAFLEMLAAERNAAPRTRAAYAADLADFASYSATRGFVGPDALLNADGACVQGYLASLSQSGLSARTSARRLSCLRQFYRFLLREGHRADDPTARERAPKLPDSLPKVLSEDEMRRLLARGTRGHDDPRRDLVSRAALELLYTTGLRISELLSLPNTLPLNKAPMVMVRGKGGRERLVPISEGAREAALALRRHDRDIDSRYLFPGRDPARPLTRQGFDKILYQSAILAGLDPARVTPHVLRHSFASHLLDRGADLRALQMLLGHADIATTQIYTHVLSERLKQLVREHHPLAQQKSG is encoded by the coding sequence ATGAGCGCTGCGCCCGGACGGCACGCGGAGGCCTTTCTGGAAATGCTGGCGGCAGAACGGAATGCCGCCCCGCGCACCCGCGCGGCCTATGCGGCGGATCTGGCGGATTTCGCGAGCTATAGCGCGACTCGCGGTTTCGTTGGTCCGGACGCGCTGCTGAATGCCGATGGCGCCTGTGTGCAGGGCTATCTGGCATCGCTTTCCCAATCCGGTCTTTCAGCGCGGACGAGCGCGCGGCGTCTGTCCTGCCTGCGGCAGTTCTACCGTTTCCTGCTGCGGGAAGGCCACCGCGCGGATGATCCGACCGCCCGTGAGCGGGCGCCAAAACTGCCGGACAGTCTGCCGAAGGTTCTTTCCGAAGACGAGATGCGGCGTCTGCTTGCGCGGGGGACGCGCGGTCATGACGATCCGCGGCGCGACCTGGTGTCGCGTGCGGCGCTGGAACTGCTCTACACGACCGGTCTGCGTATCTCCGAACTGCTGTCCCTGCCCAATACCCTGCCGCTCAACAAGGCGCCGATGGTGATGGTGCGCGGCAAGGGCGGCCGGGAGCGTCTCGTGCCCATTTCCGAGGGCGCGCGCGAGGCCGCGCTGGCGCTGCGCCGGCATGATCGCGATATCGACAGCCGTTATCTGTTTCCGGGTCGGGATCCGGCCAGGCCGCTCACGCGACAGGGATTCGACAAGATTCTTTATCAGTCCGCCATCCTCGCGGGGCTCGATCCTGCGCGGGTGACGCCGCATGTGTTGCGTCATTCCTTTGCCAGTCATCTGCTGGATCGCGGCGCGGATTTGCGGGCGTTGCAGATGCTGCTGGGCCACGCGGACATCGCCACGACGCAAATTTATACGCATGTTCTGAGCGAGCGCCTGAAACAGCTCGTGCGCGAGCATCACCCGCTCGCGCAACAGAAGAGCGGGTAA
- a CDS encoding acetyl-CoA carboxylase carboxyltransferase subunit alpha — translation MRQYLDFEKPVAELENKIVELRQMAKNGEGINIAEEIGRLSEKADKQLRAAYAKLTPWQKVQVARHAQRPKALDYIRDLLTDYTPLSGDRLGHEDLAVIGGLARFRGTSVVVIGTERGFDMESRLKHNFGMPKPEGYRKAQRLVALAARFGLPVLTFIDTSGAWPGIDAEQRGQAEAIARSTDAFLRAPVPVIATIIGEGGSGGAVALGAGDRVMMLEHSIYSVIAPESAASILMRDPKQANQLAEALKLTAQDLLNLKLIDRVIAEPLGGAQRFPQEAIAAVGDAIAAELPDLEALDPAALVLRRREKFLAMGRDAL, via the coding sequence ATGCGTCAATATCTCGATTTCGAAAAACCGGTCGCCGAGCTGGAAAACAAGATCGTCGAACTGCGCCAGATGGCGAAGAACGGCGAGGGCATCAACATTGCCGAAGAAATCGGGCGATTGTCGGAAAAGGCCGACAAGCAGCTTCGCGCGGCCTACGCCAAGCTGACGCCGTGGCAGAAAGTGCAGGTCGCCCGTCATGCGCAGCGACCGAAGGCGCTGGACTATATTCGCGATCTGCTGACGGATTACACGCCACTGTCCGGTGATCGTCTGGGCCATGAAGATCTGGCGGTGATCGGCGGGCTGGCCCGGTTCCGCGGCACGTCGGTGGTCGTGATCGGGACGGAACGCGGGTTCGACATGGAGTCGCGCCTGAAGCACAATTTCGGCATGCCGAAGCCGGAAGGCTATCGCAAGGCGCAACGTCTGGTGGCACTGGCCGCCCGTTTCGGCCTGCCGGTGCTGACATTCATCGACACGTCCGGCGCGTGGCCGGGAATCGACGCGGAGCAGCGCGGTCAGGCGGAAGCCATTGCCCGCTCGACGGACGCTTTCCTGCGTGCGCCGGTCCCCGTGATTGCGACCATCATCGGCGAGGGCGGTTCAGGCGGCGCCGTGGCGCTCGGCGCGGGTGATCGCGTGATGATGCTGGAGCATTCGATCTATTCCGTGATCGCCCCGGAAAGTGCCGCGTCGATCCTGATGCGCGATCCGAAGCAGGCGAACCAGCTGGCCGAGGCCCTGAAACTCACGGCGCAGGACCTGCTGAACCTCAAGCTGATCGACCGCGTGATTGCCGAGCCGCTGGGCGGCGCGCAGCGCTTCCCGCAGGAGGCGATCGCCGCTGTTGGCGATGCGATTGCGGCCGAACTGCCCGATCTGGAAGCGCTGGACCCGGCGGCGCTCGTGTTGCGTCGCCGTGAGAAGTTCCTGGCGATGGGCCGCGACGCGCTCTAG
- a CDS encoding competence/damage-inducible protein A has protein sequence MPTTACLLVIGNEILSGRTQDANIRFLATGLGELGIALEEVRVIPDRPARIVNTVTECRARFDHVFTTGGIGPTHDDITAACVAEAVGVPLEIHPESYRLLEDYLGKEKFNPARQRMAMLPRGATPIPNSVSVAPGFTIANVHVMAGIPRVMQAMFTALAPTLEHGAPLVSVGWHAIDLREGALAEGLTAIQAAFPALDLGSYPFERPDGRRGVTLVAKGYDAGSVAAAGTQLHDFIVELGHTPIEGEPVA, from the coding sequence ATGCCCACTACCGCCTGCCTTCTCGTCATCGGCAACGAAATCCTCTCAGGCCGCACGCAGGATGCCAATATCCGCTTCCTCGCGACCGGACTCGGCGAACTCGGCATCGCCCTGGAAGAAGTCCGCGTCATTCCGGACCGCCCCGCACGTATCGTCAATACCGTGACTGAATGCCGCGCGCGCTTCGATCATGTTTTCACGACCGGCGGCATCGGCCCGACGCATGATGACATCACGGCCGCCTGCGTGGCGGAAGCAGTGGGCGTGCCGCTCGAAATCCACCCCGAAAGCTATCGTCTGCTCGAAGATTATCTGGGGAAGGAAAAGTTCAACCCGGCCCGTCAGCGCATGGCGATGCTGCCACGTGGTGCCACACCCATTCCCAACAGTGTTTCCGTCGCGCCAGGCTTCACCATTGCCAATGTCCACGTGATGGCCGGCATTCCACGCGTCATGCAGGCCATGTTCACGGCCCTTGCGCCAACGCTCGAGCACGGCGCGCCACTGGTATCTGTGGGATGGCACGCCATCGATCTACGGGAAGGCGCGCTTGCCGAAGGCCTGACCGCCATCCAGGCGGCATTCCCTGCCCTCGACCTCGGTTCCTATCCGTTCGAACGCCCCGACGGCCGGCGCGGCGTGACCCTCGTAGCCAAGGGCTACGACGCAGGGAGCGTCGCGGCTGCCGGCACGCAATTGCACGATTTCATCGTCGAGCTGGGCCACACGCCGATCGAGGGCGAGCCGGTTGCCTAG
- a CDS encoding SMP-30/gluconolactonase/LRE family protein, with protein sequence MTMSSKIVPGCLFDVKVTLGEGPVWIAEEQALYFVDIPASTIHRYHPETEKHDTWKAPNRAAFLLPVTDGTFLCGMPDGLYRFDPRDGRFSHDAVVEPGKPGNRLNDGCVDPKGRVWFGSMDDSEQSPTGSIYCVRHTPGGLDISHHDEGYTVSNGPAVSPDGRILYVCDSPEQTIYAFTVTETGDLSQERIFARLDQGYPDGIVTDSEGGLWCCVWGGSRILHFAPDGTLLETIAMPCSNVTKLAFGGEDYRTAFVTTARRGVPEAQLAKEPHAGSIFSFRVEVPGIPQQKFQLAN encoded by the coding sequence ATGACTATGTCCAGCAAGATCGTGCCCGGTTGCCTTTTTGACGTGAAGGTCACTCTTGGGGAGGGGCCGGTCTGGATCGCGGAGGAGCAGGCTCTCTATTTCGTGGATATCCCGGCCAGCACCATTCATCGCTATCATCCCGAAACGGAAAAGCACGACACATGGAAAGCGCCGAATCGTGCGGCCTTCCTGTTGCCGGTAACGGACGGCACCTTTCTCTGCGGCATGCCAGACGGATTGTATCGCTTCGACCCGCGTGACGGCCGGTTTTCCCATGATGCGGTCGTCGAGCCCGGCAAGCCCGGCAATCGCCTGAACGACGGCTGTGTCGACCCGAAAGGGCGCGTGTGGTTCGGCAGCATGGATGACAGCGAACAGTCGCCCACGGGATCGATTTATTGCGTGCGCCATACGCCGGGCGGTCTGGACATTTCCCACCATGACGAGGGTTATACTGTGTCCAACGGCCCTGCCGTCTCGCCGGATGGCAGGATACTGTATGTCTGCGACTCTCCGGAGCAGACAATCTATGCCTTCACGGTGACCGAGACTGGCGACCTGTCCCAGGAACGTATTTTCGCCCGGCTTGACCAGGGTTATCCGGATGGCATCGTGACGGACAGCGAAGGCGGACTCTGGTGCTGCGTCTGGGGCGGGAGTCGTATCCTGCATTTCGCACCGGATGGCACGTTGCTGGAGACGATTGCCATGCCGTGCTCCAATGTCACGAAGCTGGCCTTCGGTGGAGAGGACTATCGCACGGCCTTCGTGACAACGGCGCGACGCGGTGTGCCGGAGGCGCAACTGGCCAAAGAGCCGCATGCCGGCAGCATCTTCTCGTTCCGCGTCGAGGTGCCGGGCATCCCGCAGCAGAAATTCCAGCTGGCGAACTGA